A segment of the Daphnia pulex isolate KAP4 chromosome 10, ASM2113471v1 genome:
AGCATGGTAAATACCTTGATAATAGAAGAAAGGTTTAATGAAGTTACCCTACATCAACTTGttattttatacaattttttttttttacctgtgtgacatgtatttttgtttttgagatAGATGAGTTCAGTTTCCGGATCAGTAGCCTTAGCCACAGCAACCACGTAGTATTCGGGTTTTCCAAGATTGTACACTTCCGAAAGAATGGAGATCATGTCAAAATTTAATCCTGCTGTGTAAATGTCACCAGCATCCAACATAGTCACGTCGGCTACTCCAGTTTGAATGGCCTAATAGAGAAAGTCGTCAGCTTAAGTTTactcaaacatttttatttatactaACCCGCATGCAACCGATGTTTGTATCTGCTCTGTAGCAGTTCATTTCCGGCTGGAGTAGTTGAGCTTTCATCGCCGTTCGCATACGGACACATTTAGTCAACTCGACCGGAGAGGTGACACACAAAGTCATTGCTTTTACCGGGCATTGTCTAACACCCAAGATGGAATCCAGTGTACGACCCAAAAACCCTGAATAGGTCTGCTGATCAGCTGGAATAGCCTGGTCgattcgaaacaaaaatcagTTGTTGACCAGTTAGGGGGAAATAAATTGTTATACAACCTTCAGACTGACGCTGTCATCCTGAAACATTAGATTATTCAGCATTCCATAGCGAGGAGAAGATTGGAAAAGTTGGAATGGCCGCGGAGAAGTCGGTTGATTAAAAGAATCAACGGTATTAAAATCTCGGCTTGGAAAATCCTCGAAGGGTCTAAATGTTGTAGTGTTACGAAATTCCGTTCTTGGATTTGCCGTGCGCGATCCAAATATTTCCActaatttggttaaaaacttCTGATATTTTTGACGCATTTCGATGCCTCTTGCTGAAGTAGTCACCACAGCGTCACCAGGAATTTGTCCCCAGTTACAATCACGATACTCAAGAATCGAACGGCGTGTGCCATCAACACATAAGAGTTCAAAGTCGTCAATCTTAAGAAAATGTTTACGTTATTTAGCCATCTATATGGAgatgatggaaaaataaaaaccaaaattaacaaaaaataccttgaTGGTTCCAAACTGCCCTGTGGCGAGCACTTCTGCTACAGTTGTATGCTTTAGGAAGGCGACTTCTCCTGCTTCGACTAAACATTTAAACGCGCCCTACAAACTCAAAACAGTTTTAGGACCATcatgatttcaaaataaaaaaatttctttattttttatacctGATACCCTGCATAGGGGTCATGTGCAGTACACCTTTGACCAAGAACTTTGCTCGCGCACAATTGACAAAGATGATCCGAATTATCTCCCAATGGGTTGTAAATATCCGAAAGAGAGTCAACAGCACAAGACGGGCCAAAAAACTCACTGGCGGATTTCACGTGATTATTACAATCAACAATGTCCATATGTCTCAGTTGCATCAGTGTGAAGATAGGTTGGACCcaactaaaataaatatagattatttaattaattaattaaaatagctTTATTATATGTGTGAACCAAACTTACCCTCCATGGATACCAACACCAGGAAAACAGGCTTTCTTTCCTCTTAGTTGAGTAATGGTTTGTACTTCTGgtaaagaaaatttctttacCACAGCAACAGAGAAATAAAATGCTTGATTATTTGTGTAAACTTCTTGCATTATTGGCAATAAACTATGGTAGCGGCCtccaacaaaaacatttcctgGATCTAGAGTGGTAACATCAGCCTCACTTTTGTCCAAATACTGCATGCATTCTGCTTTATTGAATGCCTATTGATTtatcaaaaatattagaaacacaaataaaaataaaaatatttgattcctTACCCTGATGCACTTCACAACCATTCCTAGCTTTCCAAATTGTGAAAACTGAAGATCTACATTATGTGCCATTTCTTCACATTTCTCTTGCTCATTGACATTAGTTGTACACCATTTCAAAACATCTTTTTGGCAATGAactaaaatgaacaaaatagataaataaaaagttgttCTTCCTCTTTTACCAATCATAGGGTTCCAATGAGGCAAGTAGGGTGGGGCATACAAGTAATACAGGGAACTTTACTTTATTAAActttacattttaataaatacttttgtaaaaatttaaatgatctTCTAATAATGAATTACCAGTaacgaaagaataaaaaatcgcAAATATCCAACACAGTTGGGGAAAaccgatttttttgttgttggccatgtcaaattttctcaaacacacaacagcatTTCTCATTCCCAAACCTACGTTGCCATGTATTCATTTGCTTCTGAATTTGAACCCGCTCGCCCACTCCGGACTGGACCACCGCGGAGCAGCCCACATAGACTCATAAGAGTCATAGACAAATCATAGGTATAAGTAaaaccagagctatagatcTATTGCTCTGGTAAAACTAGGATATGAGATACACATAGAACTAGGTAGGAGTGTAGAACCAGTACTTCCAGTAGGACTCCAACTCTAATTCAcgttagaattaaaaaaaacttcattcAATTCGAATTAAACTTACACTGTCACGACCTTTTTATCGTGACGTTATTCAACTAGCAgttcaaactttttctcaaCCATAACGAAGTGGCAAAAAAATGTGAAGCTGAAGCAGTTTAACAGTCAGCAAcacaaacatttaaaaaaattacatatttaGAATAATTAAACTTCTATAATACaataaagattaaaaaaaactaagaatTAAGTGAGAATAGGTTTGCTACTATTAATTCCtgaatcaaataagaaaaccgttaaaaaaagaaacttttaatttttaaatcaacctCTTGTCATGTGAACTCCTGTTTATTTATATAACCTTTCGAATGTTTTCTTGATCAATCAATTATGAATCAAAATATACCAAGGTGAAAGCAAGCCATGAAGTAATACCGTACTGCCACGTGTCTGCGTTCTTTCTTCAACGTTTCTTTCTTGAGAGGAAAATGAGGAATTATGATAGTATTAGAAAGGTGGAAAAGATAACGGGGTTGGGCTCGACAATAAGGTGTTACAAAGGtagacaatttttaatttgttaacaCTCAGTTGATGGCTTccaattattcttttaaatgttgCCCATTAATTGGCTGAAGTTTCATGGGTAGCCTCTTGACCTTTCATCACATCGGGTAGCTCGGGAGGCGACGAAAGGGGTGTTATGTCGACTGTTTCAAACTCTCCATTATCCAATCTGAACACAATaagtaatatttaaattgttccagttatacatattttttcatgaatACTGATTATCATCCCATAGTACACTCAAACTCATTAGCAAATGTGATTGGGTTCCATGATCATCATTAGTATTCCCTACACTGCTCTTTTTACAAGATGTAGCCTGAATATGAACTTGATTTCTATAACTTCAGAAATAATTAAGGGTACAATAAAATCTTAGAACTTTACAAGCAATACTACTGAATTACTTTAGAAATAGTATTCTATACCCAATTTCTTTACACTCAAGATTTTAGTGCgaaaaggtagaaaaaaactttcacaTGCTTGTTTCAAGTTGTGATGAATTTACTATGTCATGTACTTAAAAGACTTTGAGAAAGAAGACGGtaccagaaaaattttacaaacaaaaaatatttaccgaTAGGCCAAGCTGAGGGATGCAGGACTTTGGGCTCTAGCAGTTGTTGAAATTAATCCATAGTCTGCCAAACAACGATTATCTTCCATGACCCGATCATCTTTAAACAAACGTTGGCTTTCTGGTGCAATCTTGGTTATTCCTGTATGCATATTTTGGTTAAGAAAATGTGTGGGCAACATCATAAAATGAGAATTTTAACAACCTtggatgatttttttcaactcaGATACATTTGTggtttctttagcatcagtaAATATTGTCGTTTTCTTCCTCCTTATCATCAAATAAACGCACATTCCTGCGGCCATTTCGGGACTTAAAACGAGTTTCCCGAATATTAAGTCAACCTCAAAATCTAGAAAACGTTCTCTCTTCTCTGTTTTCACGGTATAGTCTACTCTCCAAGACCAAGTCGAGTCAACAACGTTGTCAGCTCAACTTTTTCAGGCCAAATTGAACAGGAGAggagaggaaggaaaaaagggggaaaggaaAGGTAGACAAACGCCTTGAGATTTGAGAAGGATGCGGAATAAGGGTAGGTTCTCCAGAATTCCGCTACGAACGCCACCAACGTGGTCCACTGTAAACTATTGCTTGCACGATGGGCGTGGCGTTGTCCCTATATGCGCTATAAATAGTGAataaatacatattatatttaatgaaaaacttcAGATATacaatgaataaattaattttacatcATGTTATGTGTTAAAGTACAATAATAtttacttaaaataataaatataaattggAAACTTCACCTAGAGGGCAGAACTTGAAGACCTTCCTACTTTTCTTTGGAGTTCGGACGGACGAAAAGTCGTCTGCTGTGAGCCAGACCACGTtgtgttttaacttttaagtTGTAAAGACCGAAGACCAGCAGTTTGAAGTGTCAGCACCTCAGCGGGTtacttcaatttattttaaagatgcCCGAGCTTCAAGGGTTTGGAGATGGAGGATATCAATCAGAAGCTGAGCTTGATACACGAGCTCTGGTTCAAGAACAgaatcgtaaaaagaaaaaatcaggtGGTTTCCAGTCGATGGGCCTTAGTTACAATGTTTACCATGGAATAATGAAATGTGGTTATAAAATACCAACACCAATTCAAAGAAAAGTGAGCAGTATTAAGTTATTTGTATTAATCAGAATgttatgtattttcttttttatagtGTATTCCTTTaatcatggaaaaaaaagatgtcgtaGCCATGGCCAGAACTGGCAGTGGCAAAACTGCCTGCTTCTTAATTCCTTTATTTGAAAGGCTCCAAGCACACTCCACCATAGGAACTCGTGCACTTATTATGTCCCCTACAAGAGAATTGGCATTACAGACTTTGAAATTTACTCGAGAGCTTGGTAAATTCACAGGGCTGAAAGCAGCTACCATTCTTGGAGGAGATTCTATGGAAGCTCAATTTGCGGCAATGCATGAAATACCGGATATCATTATTGCAACACCTGGACGATTTGCCCATCTTTGtgttgaaatggaattaaaactcaaggtttgttttaatattcATAAAATATACATCTCTGTGTTTATGATAATAATCTACTAAGCAATATTTTATCTTAGGAAATTGAATATGTGGTTTTTGATGAAGCCGACAGACTTTTTGAGATGGGATTTGGGGAGCAGCTGTTGGAGATTTTGAATCGACTACCGGAATTGAGGCAGACTCTCCTTTTCTCCGCTACTCTTCCAAAACTGCTCGTTGATTTCACCAAAGCTGGACTAACTGACCCTGTCCTTGTCAGGTAAGAACtgattttccaaaaatatatattcatttttgctaattattttgttgtaaaTATGTTGTTCGCAAACTCATAAGATTGGATGTTGATTCAAAATTACCTGAAGCACTGAAATTGGGTTTTGTATTTTGTCCGTGTGAATCGAAAGCGTctgttcttcttcatttacTACGCAATGCAGTCAAGTCGGGGGAACTGACACTTGTGTTTGCAGCGACCATGCATCACGTGGAATATTTGCACTTGGTAAtcaatttgtttattaaaattttgataataTAAATGTTCTGATTTCGATTTACATCGTTCCAGTTGCTTGACAAAGCTGGCATCTCTAATACCTACATTTACTCCAGTTTGGATCAAGCTGCGCGTAAAATCCATGCAgccaaatttcaaacaaagcaAACACATGTTATGATCACTACGGACGTTGCGGCCCGTGGTATTGATATCCCACTTCTGGATAACGTTATCAATTATAATTTTCCGGCTAAagcaaaactttttgttcacaGAGTCGGTAAGTTTTAGTAAGCTACACTTTTGTTTGGTGTTCCATTGTCATCTTGCTGTGTTGAAACCTTTCAGGACGTGTTGCCCGTGCTGGACGTTCTGGTTGCGCTTATTCCCTGGTTGCTCTTGATGAACTACCAGCTTTAGTAGATCTGCATCTCTTCCTGGGACGGCCGGTTAAACAGATTCCGCAAGATGGACTCGGGAAGGATGTCGACTGGGACGGCTTTCTTGGTCGCGTCGGCCAGACTGTAATAGACGATGGAAGTAGTGCCATGACGCTCTGGCATCAAGAATCAGTAGAACTTCAAAACATGATCAAGGTCTACACTTCAGCTTACAAGCAATACAAACGTTCATGCCCACCTCCTTCGCACGAATCAGTCAAGaaggcgaaagaaatcaaGCTTGAACTTTTAGGCCCTCATCCTGTGTTTGTTGCAGAAAGTTCTGAACTCGAAGGAGATCGGCTAAACTTGTTGGAACAGATGAAGAGCTATCGTCCTCATCACGTGAGGCTCTTGACCTTGAAAGTTTGTTCAATAGATGTTGCTAattacctgtttttttttcgattgcaGACTATATTTGAAATTGGTGTAACAGCCAATTCCGTGAAAGCTAAAGTTATGTTAGAAAAACGCATCAAACATCAAAGGATCATCATTAAGCAGAAAAATGCGAATATGAAACAGAGCGAAACGAAACCATCAGACGAGCCTGAAAGTAGTGGTGTTCCACAGGAAGAAGCCAACGAAGAATTGGTTCAAGAGGCTTTCAGTACCGTTATAGCCCAAAAGAAACGGACCAGCCGAAAACCATTTGATCCCAACCAATCCAAGAAGAGACGACTTCAGTCTCAAACAACCAAGGACGAAGAAAACTACATTAATTACAATTCGAAGGATCACCAGACGGAATCGGGGTAAGATGActtacgttttatttttactagtCTAGTtcattttaacattaaatttaaCCGTAGATTGGCCCTGGGTTGTGATTTTGGACGAGCTGCCGCTGATGCGGTTCTGGATTTGACAGGTGATGATGACCAGGAACTTCGTAAACAGAGGAGCCTCTTAAAGTGGgatcgaaagaagaagaagtttatCGGAGAGGTCGTATTTGCAttacttttaaatatttctgaataaaaatatatttcattctttttgtaCTATAGGACGATACCAAGAAGCGTAAGATCCGTACCGAATCTGGTGTTTGGATTCCAGCTACATACAAAACTGACCGTTACGAGAGATGGAAGGAAAAATCTAAGGTTGACCAAAACGACCCAGCTAGTGAGGATTCGGGTGATGATGAAAAGGTTGGCAATCGTAATGCACCTGCTCGGTTCGATGGAGGTTATCAGAGACGAGGTATCCCTATGGGGATGAATCTTGAAGGTAcagtttgtttatttattttgcttaTCACCAACTTGCAATGGCGCCTACGGCTTATCACCAAATTTCAATGTCGCTTGCAAATCACTCATAttaacacttttttcttttctctaggACGATTGGGAAGCTTACCAAAGAATCATCCAGCCATGGTCAAGGCTTGGGCTGAGGTTAAGCAAGGTGGACAGCGTGTGCGTGACGAGGTGAAGCGCCCTGAGCAAATCGAGAAGGCTCGCAAATTGAAGGAGAAGGCTCGACTGCGTGGAAATAAGGAAATTCGGATAAAACTTCAAATGAAGCAAAAGAAGCCAACTTTGAAgaccaaacaaaagaagggTGGTAAAAGGCGAAGGTAAACAACTGAAAATCGGTGCGTGCTACGTGATCTGTAAGGcgcttctttccttttttgtcaATCGCAATTTCTATTGTGACGAGAATTAAGGAAAACTGCCAATACAAAGTATGTTGTCGCGTAGTTtgcattgttttgtttcttactTCTTTGCGTTTATTTCAGCAATGTTCAACGCGTGATGTTTCAAGTGTAGATGTTAGAAATCTTGCGTGGGCGTGTCAAACGAAATCGAACGCATTACAGCTGCAATATTATTTTCACGATTGGAAAGGACTTTGGAGGATATTTGTCGGAAATGGCGAAACGTTCTAGGAAATTTGTCAACATTTCAACCATGAATACCTCCTCCAATCGATTTTCCGCATATTTCGCCTCGTATTTTTATTCGAGTCGTTGAAAAAGCCTCAAGTGCAGATTTCCGGGGGGGTCCAGGTTTAGACACTTTGAATgacgaatttattttatttttttataacttgTAACAAGTTTCGTTGTTCTTAACGCCTTTTAATGTGTCACGGGTCAAAAGAACTTACGGTATGTCTGCAAAGAGCGTACTTTACGACGACTTAAGGTGCATTCACACTGCCACTAACGCAGCGTTACGGAGCGTAGCGTAGTGTAGCGCCACTGGGCTACGCTACAGTACCAATTCTTCCGTAACACCCAGTGGCGCTACGCTCCGTAACGCTGCGTTAGTGGCAGTGTGAACGCACCTTTACGAACTGCAACTTTCCATTTTCTGGTACTTTTCGAACGATGTCCACGATGTCTTATTCGGCCAACAAATGCGTATAGAATAAGGACAGCCTGACCAGAATTTGACCAGCGtaaaatagaaaggaaaaagtcTAGTTCAGCAACACAACAGAAAAACGTGTAATctgctacaaaaaaaaatatttaccggAATTCGTAACGAAGCCCGTGCAGGACTTTTAATCCGTCTCCCATCGGGTCAACCTAAAAAAAgtgcaacaaaaaattaacctACGTGCTATACATAGTTCGTCCAAAAGAACTTGTTGAAAGTTCCTTGCTTATTTTTGGTATAACATAATTCTGGGTCCCAATCCCAATTATATTATTTCGATTTTCAcgtctagaaaaaaaagtgatgcaATCTAATGCATAAAGTATAGCCCATATCAAAATTGAGGTGAGTGTCTTGACCCCTTTATAGTAAAAAGATGATTAGTCACCACGATGAACGCGCAGTTGCACAGCcgtaaaaaaaggcaattgaaAGAGCTCGACGTTGTATCCTTACCACTGGGATGGATAAATTTTGCGCCCGCCACACGTCATTCCTAGTACCTACTCATAAAATAAGTTAGTGGCGTCGTCTTTCCCCCCACGAAGTGCATACCTTTTATTGCTATTGTAAAAACTGTATATGCACAACAGCACACGCAAACTTTGAAGATGTATTGGAAGTTTTGTCCAAAATAAAACGTCGAAGAAAACGATATCCATCACTTTATAATGGCAGTGCGTTCTCATCCTATATCTAAATTATACACTCTAGTGTTGGGCTGTGTGTGCTTTGTGTATTTCtctatcatttcttttttttttttttacgagaaaagaaatattttcatccatttttattttgtggaaGCCGATGAGGATTTAAGGAGTTGGTAGCCTAAAGAGGACGAGATAAGGCAGGACGCCCAAACGATCACGAACAGCACGCACGGAGTAAGAGCGCAAaccgagaaagagaaagaaatgcgAGTCAAAGAATTCAACTCAAAATTCGATCGATCGCATTTGGAGTGTTTAATGTTCAGTGACGATCAAATATACGGAGGGTTTGGGATGACTTTTTTGGCCGGGATCACGATTGAACCTCGAAGCGTTGAAAGAACGGCGATGCGTGATAAGGTAGAGAAGCGATGAGTGTACGGCATGAGGTAATCGAATAGGTTGGGTTGACCGAGTTAGACGCTGCGTAAGAGCCGAATGGATGGATCGTGATGACAGTCGTCGTCGCATAAACTTTCAGCTTTTGCCAAGGATTCTtataactttcttttttccattttgacaCAGTTTGCTCCGatatcttcttctccctcttcGCTCCCCTCGCCCCTTTTCACTTGGAGTTTCCATTTGCCCGACAGGAAACGTCTCCTTCCCTCCAATCTCCCCCTCCACTCTCTGATTAATAGTGATTGCTTCGGGGGCGGGAGTGAGTTCAGAGAGGACTCTTGTCGCCCGTTTGAATTTTATGTCAATTCACCCCACATCTCCTTaggtctctttctctctctctcgttctctctttccttattttatcGCTGACCGAATGGACGACTTCACGGACCTTCGTTCctaattctcttttttttttatttcgtgattttaaatttcccactTCTGCTAGGAATAGACTATGACTACCTTAAGGTTCTACGTACTACGTAGTCATCCGCTATTTGATTGGTGACGCCTTCCAATTCCTAAAAGCActttgagtttgaaaaaatgatgCACGGCCTGAAATGACAGCCGTGGCCGTTGTCTCATTTTTCGTGATTCCCGGCGAATATTAGTGTACACCTGATTCGAGCCTTCTTTTGTACTATAtcgcattaaaaaataacaatgtaagtttctctttcttcacCTTCgctattgtttttaaaaatgccaaTCGTGGGCCTATTGACGTTGACGTTCAAGTCGTTCAATAATTGAGCCTGACAACAACGTCAGTCCTGGAATCCCTTATAAATGTTTGACATCTTTTCTCCCTTTAACCCCGGCAGCTACTAGTCCTTGATCAAAAAGTACAGTGGGAGTGTGGACTGAAAAGGCCAGGAGCGACAGGACAGGGCTGCTGGTCCTCGAGAAGAAGCGTCAAGATCCACACGTGAGAATAATCGGGTAACAACGGCCGGCCGAGAGTGAGAAATAAACACTATTGACTATTTAAtggctcctctctctcttttcttctagCTCTCGGCATTTGTGTTGCATTGTCGTAATAGCGGCGCAGCCTTCGACCCCCGCCGTTATCAACCGCGGAAGGTTGTACACAAACTCGTAAAGTGCTCCAATCCGATTTGAAGAGGCCCGCACCTCTCTCCcttttgcccccccccccctgccaTTTCGTTTATATACTCGGACAGAGTCGCGTCGCCCAGCCTAGCTGCTCGGTAGATGCACGATAATGTTAGAGGGATCGAgtgaggaaagaaaaagccaaaaaggggCTTCTGTGCGTTTTGCCGCACGCGCGATTTATGTACGGTTCTTTCTCTATAGAAAAGAGAGACTGTCATTGTTGGCCGCTGCTCCGCTTCCATTGCCTCTGTCACCTCCGGCGCTGTGGGTGAATCACTGACGCGCCTTTcatatcttttctctttttattttcttcaccCTTTTTTTGGCTTCGACTCAGGGACCGATATATAACGACGCACGACGATCAAGATAAGTCCAGTCTTTTCCATATCGATTGGCCGCAAGCCGAGAGACTGAGAGAGactcaataaaaaatacaagaagaagaaaacggaagagCGTAGAGAACGCGAagctcacacacacagcacgctCATCGTCTACCACATCCTGTGTAAAGCATTTATCTCAACGACAACCCCCATCaaccaacccaaaaagaaaaataagatgaagaaagggaaaacgacAGGGAAGATAAAAGAGACATTTAATAATGCTAACATAATCATGTCGCGTTGATCAgctgatttctttctttctttccacccGCTTccggtttttctctctccatttcgGCTATAACGAACCCGAAATTTCAAGTGATCGACAATGCGCTTCTTACAGCTCAATGACTCAATGCTGGAATTGGCACAGCCAAATCCCCCGATCCCGATCCCGAGAAAAGTCTAAAGCAAAGACGATAAAAGTCTCTAGGTTAAATATAGGATctatcattattttattttcgtcacttttctgtttttgctTGTTAAAGCTTTACATACATGGCATTACAAAACTatagcagagaaaaaaagactcaATATAATCCTCTGAATGTCCAAATTGGTCCGCTTTGTTCCTACACACTCGCAGGCAGTGGCAGTGGCACCTGCCACTTTCGACCTTTTTCTTATAGACGGCGATATTATAGAGACGATGTGTTCTATATACGGTCTATTCTTTTATCCCCTTTGGGCATATCGCGCCGCCTGCTTCAGTTCCTATATACCCGTCAACAAAGTGTGTGTTCCAATAAAGAAAACCCGATAGTGTCCGCCCTATCCCTTTTGTAAGCGGTGGACTGGCGAATGTAATTCTATCTACATCCATGACGAGCAACTCCACGGCATAGAGTCTCTCAGCAGCTAGTCTACCCGCCGCCATACAGTGCGGACGACGAGAGTGAACGAGGGGCGACAGCAGATAGAGATATCTGATGACCGGATAGACAATCGCCAGAAACAGTACaggaaaagggagaaatgaaaagaaaaaaggaaaaataaaggaatatgaaggaaaaaggaaaacaaggcTTTTTGTCATCGATTGAACGCGTGTGTGTGCCGACTGTCAAGTTTATCGAGTTGGTGGGAAgcatgtaacaaaaaaaaaagaaaagaaaaagacaaaaaaaagtagcgagaggaaataaaaatgtaaggCAAGCAGCTGTGTATAGCTGGCATTAAAGGACAGCAGCACGggcgaaagagagaaagaaagaaagacacgTACAGTAACGGCGTGTGTTGGTAATCCGCCGGAGTGAAATCGATGAACGTCACCCAGGGAACAGCGGAACAATGAGCGCAAAAAGAATacgaaaagagaagaacaaaaaataaaaaaagcaacagAGTACAGCTGAATATTTCGGTGACTATCCTATATGGAGAACAACGCCCATCATACAGCAGAGCGCCACCCTTCATTTATGAATAGACAAATCTGCCAGCGCGCACCCAGAATATCCTCTTCAATGGAGTGTAGTCAGTCTGAAGCAGCGGGCGAATAAAACACACAGGAAATGTCCAACAATCGAAGgatcggggaaaaaaaaacccaaagaaattaaaagattgCGCATCGTCTTCTTTGATTTGGATTGTGTCTATTAtgtgtgggggggggaggtTTTCGGCGTCCCTTTTACCTATAGACACTGTCGATCTGCTCGTTATAATTTCCGCCTTTAATGAGCAAAGTCTCTGAAGTAACACGTTCACGGTGCGGGGGAGATGCGGCTGAAAACTTGTTCGCGTCTCTAACCCCGTGGCTGATGGTTTACTCAGGTTTACTATAGACTCCACCTGGATGTGTAGTGGCGCCCTAGGGGCGAAGCTGTCGCAATCAATACATCGCAACCGAGGCTCTCTcactctgctctgctctgctgtgctctgctctgctctgctgtgtgtatgtatatagcGATTCTCTCTGTCTCTTTCATCTGTTCGCAAACCGTCACGACTATTATTCTCCTCACGGACGTGTACATTCACGCAGCCCCTTGGACCACTGCACAGAACAAGGCGGGCCGACGCCGGaacgcgagagagagaatcaaacGAGTGCAGCAAAGAAGTAAAGTGCAAAGAAGAGAGTCGCTCTCTGCTGGTC
Coding sequences within it:
- the LOC124206134 gene encoding ATP-dependent RNA helicase DDX54-like isoform X2 codes for the protein MPELQGFGDGGYQSEAELDTRALVQEQNRKKKKSGGFQSMGLSYNVYHGIMKCGYKIPTPIQRKCIPLIMEKKDVVAMARTGSGKTACFLIPLFERLQAHSTIGTRALIMSPTRELALQTLKFTRELGKFTGLKAATILGGDSMEAQFAAMHEIPDIIIATPGRFAHLCVEMELKLKEIEYVVFDEADRLFEMGFGEQLLEILNRLPELRQTLLFSATLPKLLVDFTKAGLTDPVLVRLDVDSKLPEALKLGFVFCPCESKASVLLHLLRNAVKSGELTLVFAATMHHVEYLHLLLDKAGISNTYIYSSLDQAARKIHAAKFQTKQTHVMITTDVAARGIDIPLLDNVINYNFPAKAKLFVHRVGRVARAGRSGCAYSLVALDELPALVDLHLFLGRPVKQIPQDGLGKDVDWDGFLGRVGQTVIDDGSSAMTLWHQESVELQNMIKVYTSAYKQYKRSCPPPSHESVKKAKEIKLELLGPHPVFVAESSELEGDRLNLLEQMKSYRPHHTIFEIGVTANSVKAKVMLEKRIKHQRIIIKQKNANMKQSETKPSDEPESSGVPQEEANEELVQEAFSTVIAQKKRTSRKPFDPNQSKKRRLQSQTTKDEENYINYNSKDHQTESGLALGCDFGRAAADAVLDLTGDDDQELRKQRSLLKWDRKKKKFIGEDDTKKRKIRTESGVWIPATYKTDRYERWKEKSKVDQNDPASEDSGDDEKVGNRNAPARFDGGYQRRGIPMGMNLEGRLGSLPKNHPAMVKAWAEVKQGGQRVRDEVKRPEQIEKARKLKEKARLRGNKEIRIKLQMKQKKPTLKTKQKKGGKRRR
- the LOC124206134 gene encoding ATP-dependent RNA helicase DDX54-like isoform X1, with the translated sequence MPELQGFGDGGYQSEAELDTRALVQEQNRKKKKSGGFQSMGLSYNVYHGIMKCGYKIPTPIQRKCIPLIMEKKDVVAMARTGSGKTACFLIPLFERLQAHSTIGTRALIMSPTRELALQTLKFTRELGKFTGLKAATILGGDSMEAQFAAMHEIPDIIIATPGRFAHLCVEMELKLKEIEYVVFDEADRLFEMGFGEQLLEILNRLPELRQTLLFSATLPKLLVDFTKAGLTDPVLVRLDVDSKLPEALKLGFVFCPCESKASVLLHLLRNAVKSGELTLVFAATMHHVEYLHLLLDKAGISNTYIYSSLDQAARKIHAAKFQTKQTHVMITTDVAARGIDIPLLDNVINYNFPAKAKLFVHRVGRVARAGRSGCAYSLVALDELPALVDLHLFLGRPVKQIPQDGLGKDVDWDGFLGRVGQTVIDDGSSAMTLWHQESVELQNMIKVYTSAYKQYKRSCPPPSHESVKKAKEIKLELLGPHPVFVAESSELEGDRLNLLEQMKSYRPHHVRLLTLKVCSIDVANYLFFFRLQTIFEIGVTANSVKAKVMLEKRIKHQRIIIKQKNANMKQSETKPSDEPESSGVPQEEANEELVQEAFSTVIAQKKRTSRKPFDPNQSKKRRLQSQTTKDEENYINYNSKDHQTESGLALGCDFGRAAADAVLDLTGDDDQELRKQRSLLKWDRKKKKFIGEDDTKKRKIRTESGVWIPATYKTDRYERWKEKSKVDQNDPASEDSGDDEKVGNRNAPARFDGGYQRRGIPMGMNLEGRLGSLPKNHPAMVKAWAEVKQGGQRVRDEVKRPEQIEKARKLKEKARLRGNKEIRIKLQMKQKKPTLKTKQKKGGKRRR